A single region of the Malaclemys terrapin pileata isolate rMalTer1 chromosome 2, rMalTer1.hap1, whole genome shotgun sequence genome encodes:
- the RPS20 gene encoding 40S ribosomal protein S20, whose translation MAFKDSGKAPVEQEVAIHRIRITLTSRNVKSLEKVCADLIRGAKEKNLKVKGPVRMPTKTLRITTRKTPCGEGSKTWDRFQMRIHKRLIDLHSPSEIVKQITSISIEPGVEVEVTIADA comes from the exons ATG GCATTTAAAGATAGTGGCAAAGCACCTGTGGAACAGGAAGTAGCAATTCACCGAATTAGAATTACCTTGACGAGTCGCAATGTAAAGTCCCTTGAGAAgg TCTGTGCTGATTTGATCAGAGGTGCCAAGGAAAAGAATCTAAAAGTGAAGGGACCTGTTCGCATGCCTACAAAG ACACTGCGAATCACTACTAGGAAAACACCTTGCGGTGAAGGTTCTAAGACCTGGGATCGTTTCCAAATGCGTATCCACAAGCGTCTCATTGATTTACACAGTCCCTCTGAGATTGTTAAGCAGATCACTTCTATCAGTATTGAACCAGGTGTAGAAGTGGAAGTTACTATTGCTGATGCCTAA